Below is a window of Terriglobia bacterium DNA.
TCGGAGCACTTTGGTTTCGGTCTGCCCTTGTTCCATCCTCAAGATCGCGGTACATGACTATTCTCCGTATCGCTCCGCAATCTCACGTGAGAGGGCGCTGTGGCCGGTCTTGACCTGCTTATCGAGATGAAGCAATTTCTGTCCGGTACTCTTCAGGCGGAAGCGCCTGAACATGGTGTAGAAGGCTGCGAACAAATTGAAGAATAGGACCAAGGCAAAGATCCCAATCTCGTGCCCGTAGGTGTGAAATACATAACTCTTGACCGGAGTCAGGAACTTCAAACGGCCTAAAAGCAGGACCACCAGGGCAACAAAGGAAATGAAGGAAAACAGGACTGCGTTGGCCAACATAAAGCTCCTGGAGTCAAAAGGCGGCATCCTCACGGAAGTAGCTGATGGTCAGCCCGAGCGGGTTGACCTGGATCAAGCTGTTTGGAACAGAATCTCGGAATGCGAAAACAAAATGCGCGGTATAGAGAACGCGTTTCGTTTCCGTCTTGTCCACTGCATTATGAAAAACTTCTTCAAAATCCACAGTGGCTTTGTAGGGGGCAGCTCTTAAGTCCTCAATCGAAACTTTGATCACATTGATCTCAATCTCGCTCTGCTGGTTTTGGAGGAAGTTGTCGATGATCTTCTGTTTCGTCCATGCTTCCGACACATTGGCCTGAAGCTGCATGTCCATGAACAGTAATGCTTGGCTGAAGTTGTCCCGAATGGTGAATCGGTTACGGCTGTAATATCGCCGGCAGAATTCGCTCAGGAAGTATTTGATCTCGGCTTCCTGCGGCTTATAGGCGAGGGTGTTGTAATTGATTGCTTCGGCACGGCCAATGTCGTTGATGCGGATGACCAACGGCTTGAAGTTCTGGACCATCCGCGCTGTTTTGATGTTGGCGTAAATCAGTCCTGCCGCAATGAGCGATAGCGCCAGCAGGGCGATCTTCAAGTAAGTGTTCGTGACAATGGCATCACCGAACTGCTCTGCATAGAGCCGCTTGGCCGCGTTAAATTCTGACATCGTTTGCGTCTTGGTGCTCATGGTCAATCTCCAATGACTCGGCTTAACAGAACGGCACCTAAGCCGGAACTGGCGCCCGCGGAACCGCTAAACAGGTGATTGGTCAAGGCCGGGACCTTGAGCAAACCATAGATTGCAATCAGCAGGAAGATGAAGATTACTGGCAGCGTGGTCATCCACTGATCGACGCTCATTCCTCCGGTGAAAAAGCGGAAGAACCCGAGGAGCAGTTGGGCAAATATGAAGACGAATGCGGCGGCGATTACTTGATAAAAAGAATATTGCAGAAACGCTTTGAACCATCCCCAAAAGAGCCAGTCCATCTTGGGGACAATGAAAAACGGAATGAAGATAGGGCCGATGAGGGCCAACACTGCTTCGGCAATCAGGCCAAAGCCAATGATGATGAAAACCACGGCCTGGACAGCGGCCAAGATTATAGTAAGGGCAAAGAAGTATAGGCTCTGGCTGAAGCTCCACGCGCTCGGTTCTTCTAGATTTTTCTGAAACTCGGTAACGGCTGTTTCAATTTGCTTGCCCTGCTCCAAGCCGATGCTGTTTGAAAGTGAAGACGCTTCCTGCATGACCAGATCGGTGAAGCTGTAGCCAATGCCGGGTATTGGGGTGTTGTAGTAGGTCACCATGGCAAAGCCAAAGGTGATGACAAGAATAAGTTCGGTGAAGCGGGCGAAGTTGAAGCCTTCGCCCCCTTCGGCGCTTGAGAGCGCGGACTGGATTCCGAACCAGGCAACCAGGATCGTGGCAAATGCCCGAAACAGGTTATGTCCCATCTGGATAAACAAGTCCGAATGGGCTGTCATCAGGTTACGGATGCCGTCTTCAAGCAAAGTTAGTGGATCTTGAACGGGTATAAACATGACGTGTTCCCTTTGTGCACTACTATTTTCCCGGCACCGGCAGACGCGTCGGCATGGTGTCGGTAAAGCTCATCACCTCCGAGTAGTGTTGCTGCCGATAGAGTCCCGTATTGATGTTGCTCACGGCAGTCGTGCGATTGCGCTCGGTCGCAATCAGCTGTTGTTCGAGCAGTGACGCCATTAATTTATTCGTGTCCTGCATGGTGCGTACCAGAAGGACATTGGAGGCGTTGATTTTGTTCAGGACAGCCAATTGAGTATTCAGGTCTGGCGCTGAAGAGAGTGAATCGTCTTCGAGATGTTTGATCTGAAGTTCGAGCTGCTGCGCATTACGGCGCAACTGGCCAATGGTTGCCATGCCGTTAATAGTGGAGCCGTCGGATAGCTCTTCAAGGCCATAAGCCTGCTTCATTGCCTGGGAGCTGATGCTGATTGTGGGGCTGCTGAGTGGCATGTTGACCTGGCCATATCCCTGTTTGGCCGTGCCGTAGTCGCCACTATTAACGCCACTGAGCCACCATGAGGTATTTCCGAGCGTGTTTCCGGCGGTCAGGTTTGACCACTGTGCAAACTCAGCCCGATAGCGGGTGACCATATTCTGAAGTTGCCGGGCCTGTCCGCGCAGAAATTGATATTGCTGCATGTAAAGGCTGTATGTCTGCTGAAGCTGCAGCAGTTGCTGTTGCAATTGCAGGTAGCGCAGCACAGCATTGTTGTAATTCGTGGGATCAAAGACGACCCCACCGAATTGGGCGAAAGCTGGCCTCAAGGTGAGCACCAGGAACAGCGTTATTAGTGTGATTCGGAACTTCATAGATTTACTCCTTAAATATTCGAGGGCATGACGTGTTGTGTGTAATCGGGAGCCAAGAGGTCTTCAGTGAGATAGACCTTCACCCGATGACCTTCCCTAATGGTGACGGTCGGCAGGATGTTCAAGAACCTGTCGAGAACATGCAAGGACGATTGGGACAGGCTATTGGCAACACCCTGGCGGTAAGCATCAGTTGAAGACTCGGGAACTCCGGCAGAATTCGCCTGCGTCCCGAGTTGGGCCAGACCTCCGATTGCGCCGATGGCGATCGATGCACCGAATATCTGGAGATAATGATTGTTTACCTTGTCGTTCAGACCGGTCTCGCCGATTTGGTTCAAACCTTGAAAATGGTCCAGATCAAGCGAATAGCCGTCGGGCATAATCAACCGATGAAAGGAGACGGCGAGCCGTCTTTGTCCGAACGCATCAACCCGCTTGGTCTCACCTATGAGCTTGCTGCCTGCGGGGATAAGCAAGTGCTGGCGGTCTTCGGAATAAACGTCGCTCGTCATCATGCAGATGACAGGGCCGTTGAAATCACCGTCCAGCCGATTTACGAGCACTGCTTCAAGCAAAGTGCCCTCAAAGATGGTGTAGCTCTTGCCGTTTGACAGGTTCGGATTGGCAGCCGGGGCGCGGTGCGCGATTTCTGCGGACGCGGAAGGGCTGGGCGCTGCTGGCGCGAGCAAGCCGGGCATAGCTCCATTTGGTAGATTTATGCCCGCGGTCGCCGGCGGCAACGGCCCAAGGGGCAGCCCCGCAATGGACGCGGCTAGCTGCTCGGCAGTCGGAGTTTGCGGATGTAGGCTCTTGTTGGCCGGCTCACGATAACTTAGAGCTACACTCGATGAAAAGAGGGACATGTATCTGCGCTTGCGTTCATCCTCTGCAATTGGGTCAATCTGTCGCTCTGATGGAGCAACTGAGGACTGCAGCGCGGCTGGTGAATTCGGCGGGGGGAGCTGAGGTTCGGTCGCGGGCTGTGTTGCTATGCTCCGCTGCTGTTCTTGTTGTCCAGCCAAGAGACGCCGCGCTATCTCGTCCGCTGTCCCAGCCGTGTTGACGGGAGCGGAAGGAGTTGGCTGATTTTGTGGTGTCGGTGTTTTGGCCTTGGTGCCGCCTGTCAGCCAGATCAATAGCAGCATGAGGGCGGCCACAATCAGGATTACCCATGATTGAAGCGATTTACGTATTACACCAGGGGGCGTTGTGCGCTTGTCGGTGATCACTGGCGTTCCGGTCTCGGGTGTTGCATTTGTAGTGTCCTGCATAATCAGTTCCTCGCAAAATCTAAACGGTGTTTGCCAATGACCAGATAGCCCTTGTCAATGATCTTGGGCGCGATATAAACGCCGTCGCGTAAGTCAAAATTGATCAGATTGGGCGCTCCATCTTTCACTTCGTAAAGCGTGGGCTTTTCCTGCGCGCTGGAGCGGATGTAGGTAAATTTCTCGTCGTGATAAATCTCCGAAACCGCGAACGGCTTTTTATCGCGCTTGAATTTGTAATCAAACTGAAGCGCCTTGACCGGATACTCCGAGCGAAATACCTCTTTGCCTTCCTGCGCTCTCTCCGTTTCGTGCCGCGCGGTTGCCTTAACACTTTCCACCTCCGATGCCAGTACAAATCTCGGCGGGCCGCTGAGCGCCTGGATCATGGTTTGCTCGGTGGGTTCAATGAAGACCTTGAGGTCGGGATCGCCGCCGTTCTCGCCAACTTCATTCAGCAAGAGTGAATAGACGTTGCCTGCGGCAGTAATCAGGGTCACATTGGTGCTGCTGTTCTGCTTGGCGGGTTTGACGTAGCAGAAATTCTGCACGCCTTCGACAATCCAGAAATCTTTGTCGCCGACAACAAAGTCCAGGATTCGCTCGTTGGCCGGCAAAATGACCAGCGTAGTGAATCGGACCTTGGCCCTGACGGGCACAATGTCCTTGGCTGCGTATTTGACGGTGCGGGCCTCGCGGACTTGACCGAGGCCAATCCCCGTAAAGAGGGTAATGATTGAGATAAGTGCGAGTGTTCGTTTCATATGCGTGTGCTCCTGGCAAGGACTTCCAGCCCTTGCCGAAATCCGTGCGCCCGAAACGCCTCCTCCCGGCGCTGGTTATCATTGGGGTCGTTCGTGTAGAGCCAGTAGGATTTCCCATCCACATTGAGGTTCAAGACCTTCGCCATGTCCGGGCGCTTTATGAATAATTGGCGTTTGGGTATGAGGCCCGAAATCATCTCGATTTCGTTGTCGTTCAGGTGAAAGGTGTTCTTATAAAGCTCGGTATCGAGAGCTGGATTTGCCACAAAAATCTTGGTGCCGCAGCTTTCGAGCACAACATCCAGAATCTCCGACTTGCGCAGCTCATCAAGAGACTGCGTGGAAAGAACCATCGCGGCATTTTTCTTGCGCCAGGTCTTCAGGGCCTCCACGATGTAACTGCGAATGACCGGATGGGAGAAAAAGCGCCAAGCTTCATCCATGAAGAATGCTTTGAAAGTCATGGAGATCGCCGGGTCGTAGATCACGGCGTTGGCGCGATGCAGGATGTAGAAAAGCAGAGGCTCAATGACCTCTGCATACTGGTCCATTCCTTCAAAATCAAAGCACTGGAAGCGGCTGAAAGCCAGCGTGTCAGTGGCATTGTTAAACAATGTCGCGTATTGTCCGCCCGCAGTCCACTTGTGCAACTTGTCGGCCAAGTCCTTGCGCAGGGTGTTCGAGAGCACATCTAAAGTCCGCAGGTCAAGGGGAAGCTGATACAGATTTTCGATCTGCTCATAAACCTCCTTGTCGTCGGCGTGGGTGAATCTGTACTGGCCTTTGCCCTCGATCAGTACCTTGACAAACGAAAACAAGAAATTCAGATTCTCCGCCGTAGGTTCAAGCGAAAACGGATTGATCGTGAATGGGCCTCCGCTAATCCCAACTTTCAGATAGGACCCGCCGAACAGTTGCGTGATGCTCCTGAAGCTGCCGCCCAAATCAAAGATGAAGGTGTACGGTTCATACTTCTGCATGTTGGCGATCAGGAAATTGAGAAGGAACGATTTTCCCGAGCCGGTGCGCCCGGTAATCAGCGTGTGCGCCGTGTCCTGATAATGGAGATTGAAGAAATACGGGCTGCTGTGGTTGGTTTCAAGGATCGCCAGATATTCACGGTCAAGGTGTTTGTTCCACTGGTCCCCAGTGTGCAACGTGAACAGGAATGAGTAATCAGCATAATTGGTGTTCAGCACATCCATCCGGCGCAGGTTGAAATGCTGATTGCCGGGAATCGTGGCGAAAAAAGTGTTTAGCAGGTTGTAGCGTTCGCTATAAAGCGAGCCATCGTTCACGCTGAAGACTTTGTAAATCTCTCCGCAGGCTCGCTCTACGGCCTGTCGGTCCCGTCCATAGACCACAACGGTAAGTGAGAGCTCGCCGAAGTAGTTGCCTTTAATCTCCAGTTCTTTTAGACACTCGCCCAGGTTGTGAACGAGCGACTCCTTCGAGTCATCTACCAGAACATCGCCGATGTTGGGCGAGTTGTCCGCCCTGATCTGGCTCATTAGAGATGTTTTGCTGTTGTGAAAATGACGCCGGGCCGATTGGATCTTCTTACGGGCTTCGGCATTCGGGCGGGGTCGCCATTCGGTGACAACGTGCAAGCTGGCCTCGACCTCATAAAGCTGCTTCAGGATCAGAGGCCAGCTCTGCGCCGTTGGCTCCTTCCAGGTCAAAACTTTCACATAAGAGTCATCCACCTGCAAGTGCGTGGGGTAGCACTCAAGGGACGAATCGCACATAAAGAAATCAACGTGGGTGTCATATTTCAGATGGTGCCACGCCCTCTTCTCCGGGCTGAAGTTCACCATCTTGCGCATGAATTGGTAGGCATCATCCTTTCCTAACAAACGAATCTTTACAAAGTCGTTCACTTGGAGAATGAAGTTCTCCGTCCGCTGGCGCAAGATGCGTTGGGCCTTTTCAATTTCAGACTGTACGAATACGATTTGCGTCTTACTGGACAATAAGCCGTGCAATTCATCCCAGGCCGAGCGGGGATTGGAAAATACTTTCCCGATTGCCTGCAAAAATTTGCTCTGATAGCGGAACCCTTCGTAGAGAACTGCGTAATTGATATTCAGGGAGTAAAGATCAGCGGCTTTGGTCTTGAAATATGCAAGCCGTGTTTCAACCGCGGTCCTGACAATCTCATCGGCAACGGGAGCGTTGGGAATGGGAGGGTTATTTGTCTTAAACAGATATTGATAAATGCGGAATTTGGAATCAAACAACTTGAGGGCCGACTCCAGGCGCTTGGTTAGATTGTCTATTTCCCTGCTGTCCAGACACTCGTAGTCAACGCCATCCACCTCAAGCACCATCCCGATATCGCCGGATTTCGTGATAAAGGTGTTTTCGTCAATGAAACCGAAGACGCTGATGTTTTCGTTCAGCGCTCCTGTTTCTTTATAGTTCTTGACGATTCTTTTTACACTAAGCATGACTAATCACCTTTGTCGTTTGGTCACAGAACTTAAGCGGGTCGTACTGCTTGCGGAACTTGCCGGAGTTGAGCAATATCCTCAGCATTTGTGCATCGCTGTGGGTCGCCCAACGTGCCGGTATCAGCAAAGCCGCAAACATTACGATCCCGCTAAAAACGCTGCCAAAGAGGTTGAAAACAGCGCCGCCGAGCACCAAGGCGGCAAAAAACAGCCGGCGCTCCGCTCCCAGAATGGTGAGCGGCCTGTTTATGGCTCTGTAAACCGGATTGAGTCTTTTGCTTTCCACTTTCTTTGCTTTCCTTCTGGTTGGTGGTTTTGCTCTAAGCTCCTGGCATAAGCCAGCTTAGGAAGTTAACTGCCGCAACGGCCATGCCCACGCCGAAAATGATTCCAGCCAGCATCCGCTTATGGCCGCCCTCGCCAAAAGCAAACATCAGGCCACCTACGACAATTGCTACCAGGCTCAAAGCCTTGGCTATAGGTCCGGTAAAGGCATCCCGGAGTTGATTGACTGCTGTTTCCCAGGGGCTCGTACCCTGAAAAAAGTACATTGCAAATAAAAGTGATCGTATCGTTCCCATATGGCATCCATTGTGAGTAGCTACTCACGTGAGTCTTGGTTCACTCCGGCCAGCTCATCAGCCCGTAGTGGTTCGTTGCTCCGGGCTGGAGAAGACCAAAATGTTGTTCCAACGAACACCGCGGCCAGCCGCGCTCATCTTCGCTTTACCTTGTTTGACTTCGTCTGACATAGCCATTCGTCCGACTTTTCCTTTTTGCGTTCGTCAAAGTGTGCGCGTGCAAGCCGCAGTGTCTATCCAGAGTAGACGCTACAGGTATAAGGAAAGGTGCACTCAGCAGCCGCAAATGCGGCTCTGTTGAGTGTGTTGACGCCAATGAAAAAGTGGATTGAATGGCTAGAGAAACAAGACAGCCCGATTAAGGCAAACCAAATCGCAAAGATACTTGGGGTCACCACTTCGGAAGTTTACAAACTAGCCGCCTGCGGCAAGATTCCAGGCGCAATACGTGTATCCAAAAGAGCTATCAGGTTTTGTCCTGATAAATTTGTGGAATGGCTAAAAGAGACCGTTTATGGAAACGGAAATAGCAATCGTAATCACAACTGAATGACTATGTACTTGTGACGGACAGCTATTAGTCGGCGTAAACACTGTCGACAGAGTGTCCCTAGTGGCATCTACGACTTGTCGCCGAAACTAATCGCGGAATCAAGAGTCTATTTTTAGTAGCGATTATGTGAACGGATGGTAATTATGGTTTCACCAGTTCAGAATGGTTTGATCAACAATTCTTCTGAAAGTGCGCCGACTCCCGATGAATGCCTGGAAACGCACTACTCTCCCGAGGCTGTCTCGTTAATGTGGGGTCTAAGCCCGAGGACCGTTCGGCGGCTGTTTGCGAACGAGCCAGGAATCATTGAATTGGGACAACCTGACAGCATGAGAAAAAGACGCTACTTGACGATTCGTATTCCCGAAAGCGTCTTGGTGCGCGTGCACCGGCGCCTAAAGAAGGCAGGCTGATACTGAAGCAGAGTAACGGGTGCAAGCATGCACTTGCATCCGTTTTTTCGCGGTGAAAGAGGGGGCATTTTGAGCTGGCTGCAGAAACTTTACGGGCGGGCCGAACGCATGGAGCCATTATCTGTACGCGAAGTAGCAGAACTCCTCGGGGTTACGCCGCAACACGTTTATAAAATGCTCGAATCCAATCAGATTCCAGGAG
It encodes the following:
- a CDS encoding type IV secretion system protein produces the protein MLEDGIRNLMTAHSDLFIQMGHNLFRAFATILVAWFGIQSALSSAEGGEGFNFARFTELILVITFGFAMVTYYNTPIPGIGYSFTDLVMQEASSLSNSIGLEQGKQIETAVTEFQKNLEEPSAWSFSQSLYFFALTIILAAVQAVVFIIIGFGLIAEAVLALIGPIFIPFFIVPKMDWLFWGWFKAFLQYSFYQVIAAAFVFIFAQLLLGFFRFFTGGMSVDQWMTTLPVIFIFLLIAIYGLLKVPALTNHLFSGSAGASSGLGAVLLSRVIGD
- a CDS encoding TrbG/VirB9 family P-type conjugative transfer protein, coding for MKRTLALISIITLFTGIGLGQVREARTVKYAAKDIVPVRAKVRFTTLVILPANERILDFVVGDKDFWIVEGVQNFCYVKPAKQNSSTNVTLITAAGNVYSLLLNEVGENGGDPDLKVFIEPTEQTMIQALSGPPRFVLASEVESVKATARHETERAQEGKEVFRSEYPVKALQFDYKFKRDKKPFAVSEIYHDEKFTYIRSSAQEKPTLYEVKDGAPNLINFDLRDGVYIAPKIIDKGYLVIGKHRLDFARN
- a CDS encoding DUF87 domain-containing protein, with translation MLSVKRIVKNYKETGALNENISVFGFIDENTFITKSGDIGMVLEVDGVDYECLDSREIDNLTKRLESALKLFDSKFRIYQYLFKTNNPPIPNAPVADEIVRTAVETRLAYFKTKAADLYSLNINYAVLYEGFRYQSKFLQAIGKVFSNPRSAWDELHGLLSSKTQIVFVQSEIEKAQRILRQRTENFILQVNDFVKIRLLGKDDAYQFMRKMVNFSPEKRAWHHLKYDTHVDFFMCDSSLECYPTHLQVDDSYVKVLTWKEPTAQSWPLILKQLYEVEASLHVVTEWRPRPNAEARKKIQSARRHFHNSKTSLMSQIRADNSPNIGDVLVDDSKESLVHNLGECLKELEIKGNYFGELSLTVVVYGRDRQAVERACGEIYKVFSVNDGSLYSERYNLLNTFFATIPGNQHFNLRRMDVLNTNYADYSFLFTLHTGDQWNKHLDREYLAILETNHSSPYFFNLHYQDTAHTLITGRTGSGKSFLLNFLIANMQKYEPYTFIFDLGGSFRSITQLFGGSYLKVGISGGPFTINPFSLEPTAENLNFLFSFVKVLIEGKGQYRFTHADDKEVYEQIENLYQLPLDLRTLDVLSNTLRKDLADKLHKWTAGGQYATLFNNATDTLAFSRFQCFDFEGMDQYAEVIEPLLFYILHRANAVIYDPAISMTFKAFFMDEAWRFFSHPVIRSYIVEALKTWRKKNAAMVLSTQSLDELRKSEILDVVLESCGTKIFVANPALDTELYKNTFHLNDNEIEMISGLIPKRQLFIKRPDMAKVLNLNVDGKSYWLYTNDPNDNQRREEAFRAHGFRQGLEVLARSTRI
- a CDS encoding VirB3 family type IV secretion system protein, with the protein product MESKRLNPVYRAINRPLTILGAERRLFFAALVLGGAVFNLFGSVFSGIVMFAALLIPARWATHSDAQMLRILLNSGKFRKQYDPLKFCDQTTKVISHA
- a CDS encoding TrbC/VirB2 family protein, which codes for MGTIRSLLFAMYFFQGTSPWETAVNQLRDAFTGPIAKALSLVAIVVGGLMFAFGEGGHKRMLAGIIFGVGMAVAAVNFLSWLMPGA
- a CDS encoding helix-turn-helix domain-containing protein, whose product is MKKWIEWLEKQDSPIKANQIAKILGVTTSEVYKLAACGKIPGAIRVSKRAIRFCPDKFVEWLKETVYGNGNSNRNHN
- a CDS encoding helix-turn-helix domain-containing protein, translating into MHLHPFFRGERGGILSWLQKLYGRAERMEPLSVREVAELLGVTPQHVYKMLESNQIPGALRISNHALQFCPRTLLDWLRSKLAS